From a single Candidatus Defluviilinea gracilis genomic region:
- a CDS encoding DUF190 domain-containing protein: MQLPEEGYLLRIFIGESDKHEGKPLYEWLVLKAREQGLAGATVLRGVMGFGANTRVIHTFKIEQLSVDMPMVVEVVDIKEKLELFLETIDQHIGAGLVTLEKAQIRFYKADKT, encoded by the coding sequence ATGCAGTTACCGGAAGAAGGCTATCTGCTCCGCATCTTCATCGGCGAATCGGATAAACATGAGGGCAAGCCGTTGTACGAATGGCTGGTGTTGAAGGCGCGCGAACAGGGACTCGCCGGCGCGACGGTTCTGCGCGGCGTGATGGGTTTCGGAGCCAACACGCGCGTCATCCACACGTTCAAGATCGAACAACTTTCAGTGGATATGCCGATGGTTGTTGAGGTGGTGGACATAAAAGAAAAACTGGAATTGTTTCTCGAAACGATTGACCAACATATCGGCGCGGGCTTGGTCACGCTCGAAAAAGCGCAAATACGTTTTTACAAGGCGGACAAAACATGA
- a CDS encoding SDR family oxidoreductase — protein MKEERTVLITGAAGGIGRATVSLFSEKGWRVIGVDRSEFGDDFPKNGLFIRSDISHPEDMQAIFEQAHRFTESLDALVNNAAVQVAKPIIETTVEEWDAVMASNLRSVFLGVKLAHPLMKTGGGAVVNVSSVHAIQTSANIAAYAASKGGLLALTRAMAIEFAPDNIRVNAILPGAVDTPMLRAGLGRGHVGHGDVQERLDNLARKTVSGKVGKPEEIAHAIYFLADNEQSSFMTGQALVVDGGATARLSTE, from the coding sequence ATGAAAGAGGAAAGAACGGTTTTAATTACTGGCGCGGCGGGCGGGATTGGTCGCGCTACTGTTTCGCTTTTCTCTGAAAAAGGCTGGCGCGTTATCGGCGTGGACAGGTCGGAGTTTGGTGATGATTTTCCAAAGAACGGCTTGTTCATTCGATCTGACATTTCACATCCCGAAGATATGCAAGCCATCTTCGAGCAGGCGCATCGGTTCACAGAATCTCTCGACGCATTGGTGAATAATGCGGCTGTTCAAGTTGCAAAGCCGATCATTGAAACAACTGTTGAAGAATGGGACGCGGTGATGGCTTCCAATTTACGGTCAGTGTTTTTAGGAGTCAAACTGGCGCATCCGTTGATGAAGACAGGCGGCGGCGCGGTGGTGAATGTTTCATCCGTCCACGCGATTCAAACGTCGGCGAATATTGCCGCGTATGCCGCGTCGAAGGGCGGACTGCTCGCCCTCACACGCGCGATGGCGATCGAGTTCGCGCCCGATAACATCCGCGTCAACGCCATCCTCCCAGGTGCGGTGGATACCCCCATGCTCCGCGCGGGGCTGGGACGCGGTCACGTTGGTCATGGTGATGTGCAGGAGAGGCTCGATAACCTCGCCCGCAAAACGGTCAGCGGAAAAGTTGGCAAGCCCGAAGAGATCGCTCACGCGATTTATTTTCTCGCAGATAACGAACAATCCTCTTTTATGACAGGTCAAGCGTTGGTGGTGGATGGGGGAGCGACGGCGAGATTGAGTACGGAATAA
- a CDS encoding glycosyltransferase, which translates to MNLVSIITPSFNQARYLEQTIQSVLEQDYPSIEYIVVDGASTDGSVDVIEKYANKLAWWVSEKDSGQADAINKGFLRATGEIVAWLNSDDYYLPGAISAAVKAFEENPDVLLVYGNMLAVDERGNSFNALHYKQLTLQDLLCFQIIGQPAVFFRREVLSKAGMLDPTFHFLLDHHLWIRIAQHGRILHVDQTWAAARYHAEAKNRAKAAEFGREAFRVLAWAEGQAGLGEAIRPVERRARASAHRVDARYLLDGGKSASALRAWMRAFFIHPPTALARLNIFVSALLNSLGLDFVRSEFLSRRSRKLKSTKTR; encoded by the coding sequence ATGAACCTTGTCTCCATCATTACCCCTTCGTTCAATCAAGCGCGCTACCTCGAACAGACGATTCAATCTGTGCTTGAGCAGGATTACCCGAGCATCGAATACATCGTAGTGGATGGCGCGTCCACGGATGGATCGGTTGATGTTATCGAAAAGTACGCGAATAAGCTGGCTTGGTGGGTGAGCGAAAAGGATTCGGGTCAAGCAGACGCCATCAACAAAGGATTTTTGCGTGCGACAGGTGAAATCGTTGCATGGTTGAACTCAGACGATTATTACCTGCCCGGCGCGATTTCTGCGGCGGTGAAAGCATTTGAAGAAAATCCAGATGTTTTGTTGGTTTACGGAAATATGCTTGCCGTGGATGAACGCGGTAATTCGTTCAATGCATTGCATTACAAACAATTGACCTTGCAAGATTTGCTGTGCTTTCAGATCATCGGTCAGCCTGCTGTGTTTTTTCGGCGTGAGGTGTTGTCAAAAGCGGGGATGCTCGATCCTACTTTCCACTTTCTACTCGACCATCACTTGTGGATTCGAATCGCGCAACATGGAAGAATCCTCCACGTGGATCAAACGTGGGCGGCGGCGCGGTATCATGCCGAGGCGAAGAACCGCGCCAAAGCGGCGGAGTTTGGACGCGAAGCCTTCCGCGTTTTGGCTTGGGCGGAGGGACAGGCTGGGCTGGGCGAGGCAATTCGACCCGTGGAAAGACGCGCGCGCGCGTCGGCGCATCGAGTCGACGCGCGGTATCTGCTCGACGGCGGCAAATCCGCCTCCGCGTTGAGGGCATGGATGCGCGCGTTCTTCATCCACCCGCCGACGGCATTGGCGAGGTTGAATATTTTTGTGTCCGCTTTGTTGAATAGTTTGGGACTCGATTTTGTTCGCTCAGAATTTTTATCACGGCGTTCTCGGAAATTGAAAAGTACAAAAACGCGCTAG
- a CDS encoding NUDIX domain-containing protein, with protein sequence MMKTLMRIWGMFPLWVHTFAAIILRPRFRVGVAALVFDEQGRVLLFKHTYRKFAWGIPVGGLEYGEQPEEGVIREFYEESGLTIKVERLLFADSSKLFRHVTLMYLCKIVGGEFRESYEVSEMKYFDVDDLPRMIFDEKDLIRSVHNSLWSAS encoded by the coding sequence ATGATGAAAACATTGATGCGAATTTGGGGCATGTTTCCGCTGTGGGTTCACACATTCGCGGCGATAATCTTGCGTCCGCGGTTTCGGGTGGGGGTTGCGGCGTTAGTGTTCGATGAGCAGGGCAGGGTTCTGTTATTCAAACACACCTATCGCAAGTTTGCGTGGGGGATTCCTGTCGGCGGGTTGGAGTATGGCGAGCAACCCGAAGAGGGAGTGATCCGCGAGTTTTATGAGGAGTCTGGGTTAACGATCAAGGTTGAGCGATTATTATTTGCCGACAGTTCCAAGTTGTTTCGGCATGTGACATTGATGTACCTGTGCAAGATCGTCGGCGGCGAGTTTCGGGAAAGTTATGAAGTTTCTGAGATGAAGTATTTCGACGTGGACGACCTGCCGCGCATGATCTTCGATGAGAAAGATTTGATACGATCCGTTCATAACAGCCTTTGGAGCGCGTCATGA
- a CDS encoding phosphoglycerate dehydrogenase: MKYTVLFTAPYMIPFVDRFKPVFAKYDIELIVPDVRERMEEEDLLKYAGQFDGAICGDDRYTARVIEACAPRLKVISKWGTGIDSLDASACLSHSVTIGRTPNAFTTPVADTVLGYMLAFARRQPWMDAEMKRGKWEKIPGKSLSECTLGVIGVGNIGKAVTRRARAFGMKAYGNDIVNVDHVFVSETGIEMTSLHFLLSNSDFVSINCDLNPTSRHLLNADTFALMKPTAVLINAARGPIVEEKTLIEALQSKRLAGAALDVFEVEPLPLDSPLMKMDNVMLAPHNSNSSPAAWERVHWNTIKNLVEGLGMPFSYTDFTDDTERT, encoded by the coding sequence ATGAAATACACCGTCCTATTCACCGCGCCATACATGATCCCATTTGTGGATCGTTTCAAACCCGTCTTCGCAAAATACGACATCGAACTCATCGTACCAGATGTGCGCGAGCGCATGGAGGAGGAAGACCTGCTGAAATATGCGGGTCAATTCGACGGCGCGATCTGCGGGGATGACCGCTACACCGCGCGCGTGATCGAAGCCTGCGCGCCGCGACTCAAAGTGATCTCAAAGTGGGGGACGGGGATCGATTCACTCGACGCCTCAGCCTGCCTCAGTCATTCGGTGACCATTGGTCGCACCCCCAACGCTTTCACCACTCCAGTAGCGGATACCGTCCTCGGCTACATGCTCGCCTTCGCCCGCCGCCAACCATGGATGGACGCGGAAATGAAACGCGGCAAATGGGAAAAGATTCCAGGCAAGTCGTTGAGCGAATGTACGCTTGGAGTCATCGGTGTCGGCAACATCGGCAAAGCGGTGACTCGCCGCGCGCGAGCCTTCGGCATGAAAGCGTATGGCAACGACATCGTAAATGTTGACCACGTTTTTGTTTCCGAAACTGGAATCGAAATGACGAGTCTCCACTTTCTACTTTCGAACTCTGATTTCGTCTCCATCAATTGCGATCTCAACCCAACCTCCCGTCACTTACTGAACGCCGACACATTTGCATTGATGAAACCAACCGCAGTGTTAATCAATGCCGCGCGCGGACCCATCGTCGAGGAGAAAACGCTGATCGAAGCGTTGCAGTCAAAACGTCTGGCAGGAGCCGCATTGGATGTCTTCGAAGTCGAGCCGCTTCCGCTGGATAGTCCGCTGATGAAAATGGACAACGTCATGCTCGCCCCGCACAACTCCAATTCCAGCCCCGCCGCATGGGAGCGCGTGCATTGGAATACGATCAAGAATTTGGTGGAAGGATTGGGGATGCCTTTTTCGTACACGGATTTCACGGACGACACGGAAAGAACTTAA
- the crcB gene encoding fluoride efflux transporter CrcB has translation MNNVLLVGIGGFIGSAIRYLLSGYVQQSSKSIFPFGTLTVNVIGCFVIGFLSQLAENRGVFSSEARAFVFIGILGGFTTFSAFGNETLNLAHDGENLSAFANIGLNVFLGLLAVWLGRTVSTLIWR, from the coding sequence ATGAACAATGTTCTACTTGTCGGTATCGGCGGGTTTATCGGTTCTGCCATACGCTACCTGCTCAGTGGGTATGTGCAACAATCCTCCAAAAGTATTTTTCCGTTCGGCACATTGACCGTCAATGTGATCGGATGTTTTGTGATTGGATTCCTATCTCAACTGGCGGAAAACCGCGGCGTCTTTTCAAGCGAAGCGCGCGCGTTTGTTTTTATCGGAATTTTAGGCGGATTCACCACGTTTTCCGCCTTCGGCAATGAAACGCTTAACCTTGCCCACGACGGCGAAAATCTGAGCGCGTTTGCAAACATTGGGTTAAACGTTTTTCTTGGTTTGCTGGCTGTCTGGCTTGGGCGAACCGTCTCTACTTTGATCTGGAGGTAA
- a CDS encoding DUF115 domain-containing protein has product MKQALKQIIPLPLWQFTRNTYDGLRRIPELPAAYFHPWRRESIRRLAALKDIHKGKRAFIIGNGPSLKQTDTSKLKNEITFGMNRIYLAFPDWGFATTYLCVTNYLVVEQFVDDINSLAIPKFISWRSHRHFSPQLPITKLPTFVYTTYTGPKFAYDVRGRVWEGATVTNLALQLAFHMGVEKVILIGVDHNFASKGDVNKTVVSQGDDPNHFMPNYFGKGVKWQLPDLDTSEVGYALARDAFRKAGREVVDATVGGKLTIFPKVEYGALFQ; this is encoded by the coding sequence ATGAAACAAGCCCTCAAGCAGATCATCCCTCTACCTCTCTGGCAATTCACTCGTAACACGTATGACGGGCTACGGCGTATTCCTGAGCTTCCCGCCGCATATTTCCACCCCTGGCGGCGGGAGAGCATCCGTCGGCTTGCCGCATTGAAGGATATACACAAGGGCAAGCGCGCATTCATCATCGGGAACGGACCTAGCCTCAAGCAGACTGACACAAGTAAATTGAAGAACGAGATCACGTTCGGCATGAATCGAATTTATCTGGCATTTCCTGATTGGGGATTTGCAACTACATACCTTTGCGTGACGAACTATCTGGTCGTCGAGCAATTTGTGGACGATATCAACTCACTTGCCATCCCTAAATTCATTTCGTGGCGTTCGCATCGTCATTTCAGTCCCCAATTACCAATTACAAAATTGCCCACTTTCGTTTACACGACTTACACGGGACCGAAATTCGCTTACGATGTTCGTGGGCGGGTGTGGGAGGGAGCGACTGTGACCAATCTCGCGCTTCAGCTTGCGTTTCACATGGGTGTCGAGAAAGTCATCCTCATCGGCGTTGATCACAACTTTGCCTCGAAGGGAGATGTGAACAAAACCGTCGTGTCACAGGGCGACGACCCGAATCACTTTATGCCGAATTATTTTGGCAAGGGTGTCAAATGGCAGTTACCCGATCTGGATACCTCCGAGGTTGGGTACGCGCTGGCGCGTGATGCGTTTCGCAAAGCAGGGCGCGAAGTGGTAGATGCAACGGTCGGCGGTAAATTAACGATCTTCCCGAAAGTGGAATATGGTGCGTTGTTTCAATGA